GGACTTTGGTCGTTTAAGCGTCAAGTCCCGTAGGGACGGCTGATGTTTTGTTTAACTCCAGACGTAACGTTCATCAAATTCAATTCCGTTCTTTTTCAGAAAGCTCAGAAATTCAGCCTTGAAATCATATTTCGCATGATGCTCAGCCTGGTTTTCGATGTAAGCAACCGTTCGATCTACATCCGCCAAACCAATGCTAAACGCTCCATATCCTTCTTGCCACGAAAACAACCCATATTCCGGAAAAGTATCGTGAATCCATTTTGATGAACCGCCCTTGAGCAATTGCACCGCCTTGGAAATCGAAAGTGTAGAAGGCAATGACAGCAGAACATGCACGTGGTCTTCAACTCCACCAATGGAAAGTGCCTTCATCTTATTTTCTCGCGCGATGCCGCCCAAATAAGGCCATAGTCTTTCTTGCAGTTCAGGCGGAATCATCGCACGCCGTTCTTTGGTGCTGAAGACGCAATGCATCGATTGGCTGGTGTAGGTATGAGCCATTGCAGGATACCTCGTTTCAAAGAATTTCAGCCGTCCCAACGGGACTGGCTGGCTTTGTGGCCTTTCCCGGCAGTGAACTGCCGGGCTATTTTCAGTTTGTCCCTCCGGGACGCTCATTGGGAAGTCATCTTCTATTCTTCTTCAAAATAATCCGAGTCAATCTTTTTGATCTGATAAGCCCGACTGATAGAAACACCCACATTGAGGTCAATCATCATTTTGGCGAGCTGAAAACCGTTGATAAGGATTACTTTGGTTTCAATTCTCTTTACAAAGTCTTCAGCGTCTTTTGTGAAAGTAGAAGTTGTGATGAAAACACCTTTGCGAGCGCGATGAGGCTGCAATGCGCCAACGAATTTCTGAATTTCCGGACGCCCTACAGGACTGTCTGACCATTTTTTAGCCTGGATATAGATTTGATCAAAGCCAAGTCTGTCTTCTTTTATAACTCCGTCAATTCCTTCATCGTGACTTTTTCCTACTGCCTTACCAGCATCTTCCAACGTACCTCCGTATCCCATTTTGACTAGAACTTCTACGACAAGCCTTTCGAAGGATTCCGGAGACATGGATTTCATTTTGTCTAAAAGCTGGGATTCAAGGTCGGCTTGCAATTGTTTATAAGCAGAGTCGAGGGCCTCATCTGGTGCAAGCGGTTCTTCCAAAGAGTTCTGCGCAGTTTGTTCAGAAGTTTTATCTAGCTCGCCATTTTTTGAGGGGGATTGAAATTCGACAAACTCAGGAAATTGTTTCAAAAAGGCTACGTTGATTTTCTCAGGCGGTCGCTGAAGAACGGAGGTGCCACGCGAAGAAATTTGTAATCGCCCTCGACCCGTTAAGTTCAGCAGACGTGCTTTATGCAAATAGGTTTTGGCCCATCCTATGCGGCTCCCCATGGTTGTGCTAACACCGCTCGGCAAAAGGTGGCGTCTCTCTTCCTCACTTAGTCCAAATTGGTCAGACAGCTTTTGGACAATATCTCGTAATAAATGTTCTTGGCCATCGCCAAGTAATTGCAAGACAGGGAGCATTAAAGTTTGGTAGTCCGGTATTGCCATAATTATGTCACCTTAGCCATATCTGTTTTAAGTTGGCGGCATATTATCAGCTAGCGGGGGCAATCGCTTTTGTTTTCTTCGAGGCAATGTGGAGAATTATAGCCATGACGCTCGACGAAAAGCTCGACAATTTGCCGTTGCAACCCGGCGTGTACATCCACAAAAACGTCAAGGGACACATTATCTATGTCGGCAAGGCAAAGAATCTGCGCAACCGTGTGCGGCAGTATTTTCAAAGCTCGCGCGCGATGGATGCCAAGACCCAGGAACTGGTCGCGCGCATCGCTGATTTGGAATACATCGTCACCGACACCGAAGTCGAAGCGCTGGTGCTGGAATCCAACCTGATCAAACAGCATAAACCGCGTTACAACGTGATGCTGAAAGACGACAAGTCGTATCCGCATCTAAAGCTGACTGTCACGGAAGAATTCCCGCGCATTTTCAAAACTCGCCAAGTCGAAAAAGACGGTTCGTCATATTTCGGCCCGTACCTGCCTGCGGCCTTGGCCGACAAAACCGTCAAGCTGATCAACCGCGAATTCCAGATGCGAACCTGTTCGGACGAAGTGTTTGAAATCTACAAACGCGCGGGCCGTCCGTGCATGGAATATCAAATCAAGCGTTGTTCCGGGCCTTGCCAGAAGGATTTGTGCAAGCCGGAGGCGTACCGCGAATCGGTCAACGACGTTTTGCTGTTGCTGGAAGGCAAGGACAAGGAACTGGCCGCGCGGTTGGAAGCGCGGATGCTGAAGGCGTCGGAGGATTTGCGGTTCGAACAAGCGGCGAAATATCGCGACTTGTTACGAACGGTTCGCGCGCTCAGCGAAAACCAGAAGATGATGGGCGACACGGAACTCGACATTGATATCTTCGGCTATCACCGCGACGGCAACCAATTGGCGTTGCAACTGTTCACCATGCGCGAAGGCAAAATCATCGGACGGCGCGAATTTTACTGGGAAGACATCCCGCTGGAAGGCTTCAACCCCAGCGAGTTTCTGGGCGAGGTTTTGGCGCAGTATTACACGATCGGCAATTACATCCCGCTGGAAATTCACGTGCCTGTGGATTGGGCAGACAGGGAACTGTTGGAACAGGCGCTGACTGAAAAACGCGGGCGGCGCGTGCGCATACTCGATCCGCAGCGCGGCCAGAAGCGCGAAATGATTGATCTGGTCGAAAAGAACGCCAAGATCGGATTCGACCAGCGGTTCCGCGTCATCAAACCTGACTGGGGAAAAACCCTGTGCGATTTGCAGGAACTGCTGAGTTTGCCTGCGGTGCCGCACCGCATTGAGTCGTTCGACATATCCAACATTCAGGGTTCGGAAAATGTTGCCGGGATGGTCGTGTGCGAAGAAGGCGAGATGAAAAAATCCGATTACCGCAAGTTCATCATCAAATCGGTCGAAGGCGCGAACGATTTTGCCTCGATGTGCGAAGCTGTCGGACGCCGCTATTCGCGGTTGCTGAAGGAAGGAAAGCCGTTGCCCGATCTGGTGTTCATTGACGGCGGCAAAGGGCAATTGTCCGCCGCCGCGATTGCAATGCATGGAATTGGATTGGCCGATTTGCCGCTGGTGGGCATCGTCAAACCGCGCGGGCGCCACGAAGACATCAGCCATTTGCTGGTCAAAGGCAGGGAAGACGAGCCGATTTATTTGGAAAAGAATTCGCTGGTCATGCGGCTGGTCAGAATCATTCGCGACGAAACGCACCGCTTTGCCGTCAGCTATCATCGCCAACGTCGCGCCATGCGCGATTTCAAATCGGAGTTGACATCCATCCCCGGCGTCGGCGAAAAACTCAAAGACCGATTGTTGAGAAACTTCGGCAGTTTGAAACGCGTCAGCGAAGCCAGCTACGAAGAATTGAAACCCTTCGTCGGCGAACGACAGGCTGAACGCATCATCGAACATTTCCGCCAGCAACGCGAAAACGAATAGCGTTCGATCCAGCGACCGCACTCCAAATTGGGACGCCCTGTAACCATCAGCGGGCGGAAACCGTCTGTTACATTGCTTCCCAATCGTTTTCTTCAAATCTTACTTTTATGTGGATAGTCAGACTTGCATTACGCCGTCCGTATACCTTTGTCGTTGCGGCTCTATTGATCGCCATTTTGGGCGGAGTGACGATTTACCGCATGTCAACGGACATCTTTCCGGAAATTGACATTCCGGTGGTTTCCGTCATTTGGATGTACAACGGAATGTCCGCCGAAGAAATGGAAAAACGCATTATCACGCCCAGCGAGCGTGGTTTGACAACGACCGTCAACGACATCGAACACATCGAATCGCAATCATTGAACGGCATCAGCGTCATCAAGGTGTTCTTTCATCCCGGCGCGAAAATCGAAGCCGCCGTAGCGCAAATCACCGCCATGTCGCAATCCATTTTGCGCATCATGCCGCCCGGAATTACCGCACCGTTCATCGTTCGGTACAACGTATCGAACGTTCCCATTTTGCAAGCCAGCATCACCAGCGATTCGCTGAACGAACAACAGCTTTACGATTACAGCCAGAATTTCATCCGCACCCAGTTGGCGACCGTGCAGGGAGCGTCAATCCCGCTTCCTTACGGCGGCAAACCGCGCCAGATCATGGTGGACATTGATCCGCAGGCGTTGTACGCCAACAATCTTTCGGCCACGGACATTGCATCAGCGATCAACGCGCAAAACCTGATATTGCCCGCCGGGTTCGCCAAAATCGGAGACCGCGAATACAACGTGCGGCTGAACAGCAGTCCCGATACGGTTGCCGCGCTCAACGATTTGCCGATCAAACAGGTGGGCGGAGCGACGATTTACCTGCGCGATGTGGCGCAGGTGCGCGACGGTTCGCAGGTGCAAACCAACATCGTGCGCCAGGATGGACGGCGTTCGGCGTTGTTGACCATTTTGAAAGGAGGCGGGGCTTCGACGCTGGACATTGTCAGCCGCGTCAAAGAACGGTTGCCGAAAATTCTTACGACGCTGCCCAAAGAGCTGAACGTCAATTTGTTGTTTGACCAATCGCTGTTTGTCCGCGCGGCGATCAACGGCGTGTTGTTTGAGGCCATCATTGCCGCGTGTTTGACCGCCGCAATGATTTTGTTGTTTTTGGGAAGCTGGCGTTCGACATTGATCGTC
This is a stretch of genomic DNA from Acidobacteriota bacterium. It encodes these proteins:
- the uvrC gene encoding excinuclease ABC subunit UvrC, which gives rise to MTLDEKLDNLPLQPGVYIHKNVKGHIIYVGKAKNLRNRVRQYFQSSRAMDAKTQELVARIADLEYIVTDTEVEALVLESNLIKQHKPRYNVMLKDDKSYPHLKLTVTEEFPRIFKTRQVEKDGSSYFGPYLPAALADKTVKLINREFQMRTCSDEVFEIYKRAGRPCMEYQIKRCSGPCQKDLCKPEAYRESVNDVLLLLEGKDKELAARLEARMLKASEDLRFEQAAKYRDLLRTVRALSENQKMMGDTELDIDIFGYHRDGNQLALQLFTMREGKIIGRREFYWEDIPLEGFNPSEFLGEVLAQYYTIGNYIPLEIHVPVDWADRELLEQALTEKRGRRVRILDPQRGQKREMIDLVEKNAKIGFDQRFRVIKPDWGKTLCDLQELLSLPAVPHRIESFDISNIQGSENVAGMVVCEEGEMKKSDYRKFIIKSVEGANDFASMCEAVGRRYSRLLKEGKPLPDLVFIDGGKGQLSAAAIAMHGIGLADLPLVGIVKPRGRHEDISHLLVKGREDEPIYLEKNSLVMRLVRIIRDETHRFAVSYHRQRRAMRDFKSELTSIPGVGEKLKDRLLRNFGSLKRVSEASYEELKPFVGERQAERIIEHFRQQRENE
- the tnpA gene encoding IS200/IS605 family transposase, with product MAHTYTSQSMHCVFSTKERRAMIPPELQERLWPYLGGIARENKMKALSIGGVEDHVHVLLSLPSTLSISKAVQLLKGGSSKWIHDTFPEYGLFSWQEGYGAFSIGLADVDRTVAYIENQAEHHAKYDFKAEFLSFLKKNGIEFDERYVWS
- a CDS encoding restriction endonuclease; protein product: MAIPDYQTLMLPVLQLLGDGQEHLLRDIVQKLSDQFGLSEEERRHLLPSGVSTTMGSRIGWAKTYLHKARLLNLTGRGRLQISSRGTSVLQRPPEKINVAFLKQFPEFVEFQSPSKNGELDKTSEQTAQNSLEEPLAPDEALDSAYKQLQADLESQLLDKMKSMSPESFERLVVEVLVKMGYGGTLEDAGKAVGKSHDEGIDGVIKEDRLGFDQIYIQAKKWSDSPVGRPEIQKFVGALQPHRARKGVFITTSTFTKDAEDFVKRIETKVILINGFQLAKMMIDLNVGVSISRAYQIKKIDSDYFEEE